The genomic stretch CGACCGGCCGTCCCCAATCGGCGTGCAGCGCCGCCAGCACGGCCGCGCGCGCGGCGCCGAGCAGGTTGAGCCGCACGGGCGGTCCGCCGGCGCGCAGGCGCGCCATGAGTTCCGTGTGGTCGGCAGAATTCCGGAGGTAGGCCAGCAGGGCGGCGAGGTTCACGCGGCGTTGAAGCGGTTCATGGCGGTAATCAGGCCGTCCGCAATGAATGTCTCGATGGCGGCGACGGCGCGATCGTATGCGTCTTCGGCCAGGGGCAGCTCGTCGCGGTTGTACGCGCCGAGCACGTGGCTGACGCCGCCGCCGACCGGACGGCCGACGCCGATCCGCAGGCGCGCGAATGACTCGGTGCCGAGCTGCTCGATGATCGACTTCATACCGTTGTGACCGGCGCTGCCGCCGTCGGGGCGCAGGCGCAGCGTGCCAAGCGGCAGATCGATCTCGTCGTACACAACCAGGAGGTCGGGCAGTTCGAGCTTGAGCCAGCGCACCAGCGGCCCCACGGCACGACCGCTGTCGTTCATGAATGTGAGCGGACGCGCTACCAGGACTTTTTCGCCGGCGATGGCGCCGCTGATGACCATGGCGTTGAACTGCATCTTGCGCAGTAGGAACTCATGGCGCGCGGCGAATCGATCGACGACCTGAAAGCCGGCGTTGTGGCGCGTGTTCGCGTACTGAGGCCCCGGGTTTCCGAGGCCGACGATCAACTTCATGCATGCTCCCAACACACAACGCCCGGTCTGTGCGAGACCGGGCATGAGCCGTCACGTTGTCTGCCTGGCCGGCGCGCTACAACCGGTTCAGGATGGCGCGCACGCTGATGTACACCAGGCTGATGACAACCAGCGCGGCCATCGCGCAAATGCCCCACGAGAGCGCCTCCATCAGGCCGGGCAGAAAGTCCAGGTTGATCAGCGGGCGCGAGTCGGGCGCCGCAGTGGCCGCGCGCGTTGGCGTGGCCCGCG from Chloroflexota bacterium encodes the following:
- a CDS encoding aminoacyl-tRNA hydrolase, producing MKLIVGLGNPGPQYANTRHNAGFQVVDRFAARHEFLLRKMQFNAMVISGAIAGEKVLVARPLTFMNDSGRAVGPLVRWLKLELPDLLVVYDEIDLPLGTLRLRPDGGSAGHNGMKSIIEQLGTESFARLRIGVGRPVGGGVSHVLGAYNRDELPLAEDAYDRAVAAIETFIADGLITAMNRFNAA